The following are encoded together in the Xiphophorus hellerii strain 12219 chromosome 3, Xiphophorus_hellerii-4.1, whole genome shotgun sequence genome:
- the LOC116717759 gene encoding tumor necrosis factor receptor superfamily member 5, whose translation MANITCEVKKNKSKDGHCCDQCPAGMFVAEDCNATENTKCESCPEGSYTEHPNYLKKCIGCNSCVENSQIKTNCTDQKKTVCECKPGFFSTKEDVDHCEAWTKCPVGYGVKNKPTSTNDTVCTPCEKGTYSNVTDFSSPCQPHFRCEAYGLQVKTPGTKTTNAICQECKSQCCWILPASLWAGLVLTILVVAALIFWRAKRRSYRPVKHSVPVTMVTVVAEPVLAPPELLSHCQESCTDCKSSPFNSDDGSIIRSISDSLDLSTPMTPLKPSVSFIEPEQTNCSSIYPISSAFCRSYSEPQEDEWCGT comes from the exons ATGGCAAATATAACCTGTGAAGTCAAGAAGAACAAGAGTAAAGATGGACATTGTTGTGATCAATGTCCTGCAG GAATGTTCGTAGCAGAAGATTGTAACgccacagaaaacacaaagtgtgaATCTTGTCCCGAAGGGTCTTACACAGAGCACCCGAACTACCTGAAGAAATGCATTGGCTGTAATTCCTGCG TtgaaaatagtcaaataaaGACCAACTGCACAGATCAGAAGAAGACTGTTTGTGAGTGTAAGCCAGGTTTCTTCTCCACCAAAGAAGACGTTGATCACTGCGAGGCCTGGACTAAATGCCCTGTGGGTTATGGAGTCAAAAATAAAC CTACTTCTACAAATGACACAGTCTGCACTCCGTGTGAGAAAGGAACGTACAGCAACGTCACAGATTTCTCCTCACCTTGTCAACCGCATTTCAG GTGTGAGGCCTACGGACTACAGGTGAAAACTCCAGGAACCAAAACAACGAATGCCATCTGTCAAGAATGTAAATCTC AGTGTTGCTGGATCCTGCCGGCATCCCTGTGGGCCGGACTTGTTTTGACTATTTTGGTCGTGGCGGCGCTCATCTTCTGGAGAGCAAAGCGCAGATCCTATAGACCAG TCAAACACAGTGTTCCTGTTACCATGGTGACGGTTGTTGCCGAACCGGTCCTCGCTCCACCAGAGCTGCTGTCTCACTGCCAAGAGAGCTGCACAGACTGCAAATCATCCCCTTTTAActcag ATGACGGTTCGATCATTCGCAGCATATCGGACAGCTTGGACCTGAGTACTCCCATGACTCCGCTGAAGCCCTCCGTCTCCTTCATTGAACCCGAACAAACCAACTGCAGCTCAATATACCCCATCAGCAGCGCCTTCTGCAGGTCGTACTCGGAGCCCCAGGAGGACGAGTGGTGtgggacataa
- the rbp5 gene encoding retinol-binding protein 5, giving the protein MSKPNYSGTYHLVEQDNMDTYLEALDINFALRKIVCLLKPTKEITHDPATGAMKIRTLTTFKNFNMDFTIGKEFTEDLGPVDGRTCQTTVSWEGDKLVCVQRGEKEGRGWTHWLEGNKLHLEMRVQGIVAKQVFQKAN; this is encoded by the exons ATGTCTAAACCCAATTACTCCGGGACGTATCATCTGGTGGAGCAGGACAATATGGACACCTATCTGGAAGCTTTag ATATTAATTTCGCCCTGAGGAAGATCGTGTGTCTGCTGAAACCCACTAAGGAGATCACCCACGACCCGGCCACGGGGGCCATGAAGATCCGAACCCTCACCACTTTCAAGAACTTCAACATGGACTTCACCATCGGGAAAGAGTTCACGGAGGACCTGGGACCTGTGGACGGCCGTACCTGCCAG ACCACCGTGAGCTGGGAAGGAGACAAACTTGTTTGTGTacagagaggagagaaagagggacGAGGCTGGACCCACTGGCTGGAAGGCAACAAGCTCCATTTG GAGATGAGAGTTCAAGGCATCGTTGCCAAGCAAGTCTTCCAGAAGGCCAATTGA